The nucleotide window tctctctcttccccctctctctcttccccccctctctcttccccccctctctcttcccccctctctcttccccccctctctcttccccccccctctctctttccccctctctctctttcccccctctcttctcccccccctctctcttccaccccctctctctcttccaccccctctctgtcccctctctctatttccccccctttctcccctctctctatttccccctctttctcctccccctctttctcctcctctatttccccctccctctatttcccctccctctatttccccctccctctatttcccctccctctatttccccctccctctatttccccctccctctatttccccctccctctatttccccctccctctatttccccctccctctatttccccctccctctatttccccctccctctatttccccctccctctatttccccctctttctcccctctctctatttcccctctctctctatttccctctctatattttccccctctctctatttccccctctttgtcccctctctatttccccctctttctccccctctctatttccccctctttctccccctctctatttccccctctttctccccctctctatttccccctctctatttccccctctttctccccctctctatttcctctctttctccccctctctatttccctctctttctccccctctctttctccccctctctattcccccctctcctctattcccccctctcctctattcccccctctcctctattcccccctctcctctaatcccccctctcctctaatcccccctctcctctaatcccccctctcctctaatccccctctcctctaatcccccctctcctctaatcccccctctctctaatcccccctctcctctattcccccctctctatttctcccccccATCTGttttctccccaccctctctcagtttctttgTGATCTACCGTATCGATTCACCATCTGgaaactgggttcagttctgggcaccgcacctcaggaaggatatatcggccctggagggggtgcagcgcagattcaccagaatgagaccggggctaaaagggttaaattacgaggccaggtcgcacagactgggcttgtattccctcgagtatagagggtgatctaatcgaggtgtttaagatgattaaaggattcgatagggtcgatggagagaaactatttcctccggtgggagagagtccagaacaagggggcagaaccttaaaattagagccaggccgttcaggggtgatgtcaggaagcatttcttcacacaaaggggagtgggaatctggaactctctccccaaaaagctgttgaggccgggggtcagtagaaaatttcaaaactcagattgatagaattttattgggtattaagggttatggaaccaaggcgggtaaatggagttaagacacagatcagccatgatctgattgaatgacagaacaggcttgaggggctgaatggcctcctcctgttcccctcGCTGAGCAGCCGGGGCTGATGATTGGCACAGTTCCCCTGGGCTCGGTGTGATAATTCCACCGAGGCTTTACTCGGGTCCTGGTGCCGTTCCTCGCACCTTGCCCACTACGTGTTTCCTTGTGTTCTCTTCGcagcccccaccccaacccccggaACGATGCGTCTCGGCGCCCTGCTCGCCATGGCGGCCAAGCTGCCACCCGGCTATCGCTACGGCACCAACCGACCCTGGACCGTCGCGGCCCAGAGGATGAACCCTCCGGGCGGCCGACGGAAGAAGGTATTTGTGGAGCCCATCGCACCGCACCAGTGGAAGATCTTCCGGGGGGATACGGTGAGTGGGCGGGCAGCACGAGGGGGCACGGTGAGCGGGGGGCACGAGGGGACACGGTGAGCTGGGGGGCACGAGGGGACACGGTGAGCGGGGGGCACGAGGGGACACGGTGagcgggggacagggagagtgggggggcacaagggggcagggagagcggggggcacgagggggcacagtgagtgggggggcacgaggggacagggagagagtgggcacgGTGAGTGGGGGGGCACGAGGAGACGGAGAGCGATGGGACACGGTGAGACGGGGGCACGAGGGGACACGGTGAGCTGGGGGGCACGAGGGGACACGGTGAGCTGGGGGGCACGAGGGGACACGGTGAGCTGGGGGCacagggggacagggagagcgcaggggtgattttaaacaaaagcgcagagagagagaagtctGATTGGCGTCTCTCTAATTGCAGTTGTCGGCGGACAGGGCGCAGTTGGAGCCAGTGTCACCTCCCACCCACCTTCGGTGCCCGCTACCAAATGCCAGCCTGGCCACCGCGGTAGCTGGCACTCACCGAATCATACAGCCCTGAATCAATCATTCGCTGCAGAAAATCCACTGTCCCCAGACCCCATCAGGAGCCCTGCTCCTCAGCCCGACTCTGTTCTGTTTGAAGAGGGTGTCGTTAACCCTCTTTGTCCGATATTCTCTTTGGGTTGAGGGTTTCCAG belongs to Heptranchias perlo isolate sHepPer1 unplaced genomic scaffold, sHepPer1.hap1 HAP1_SCAFFOLD_979, whole genome shotgun sequence and includes:
- the LOC137320113 gene encoding large ribosomal subunit protein uL24m-like — its product is MRLGALLAMAAKLPPGYRYGTNRPWTVAAQRMNPPGGRRKKVFVEPIAPHQWKIFRGDTVEILKGKDAGKQGKSAR